From a region of the Azospirillum formosense genome:
- a CDS encoding alpha-amylase family protein — protein sequence MIKDLWYKNAVIYNLSLGTFMDANGDGIGDFQGLQRRLDYLQGLGVTCIWLGPFQPSPMRDHGYDVADYYNVDPRYGTLGDFVEFSHACKQRGIRVIIDLVVNHTSDQHPWFQAARQDPDSPYRDWYVWSDRKPDDADQGVVFPGVQKTTWSWDKEARAYYFHRFYEFQPDLNTANPEVQAELLKVMGFWIELGVSGFRMDAVPFVIATKGPDVKKPKQQFDMLRTFREFVQWRCGDAVLLAEANVLPTVDQEYFGDDGDRMQMVFNFQVNQTLFYALATADTRPLAKALDVTRVPRPSSNQWGLFLRNHDELDLGRLTEAQRKRVFDAFGPDKDMQLYDRGIRRRLAPMLRGDRRWLELAYSLLFTLPGTPVLRYGDEIGMGDDLSLPERECARTPMQWSDEPQGGFTKADDPVHPVISGGAYGYERINAAHQRRDPSALLNWTERIIRMRKECPEIGWGDFQVLPTGSNAVLAIRYDWRNNSVLVVHNLDDRPHEVALAVDGTGESPRLVNLLAEDHNDPEEDGRHRLVLEPYGYRWYRLGGLDYLLRRTEGPVGGAKRS from the coding sequence ATGATCAAGGATCTCTGGTACAAGAACGCGGTCATCTACAACCTGTCGCTCGGCACCTTCATGGACGCCAACGGCGACGGGATCGGCGATTTCCAGGGCCTGCAGCGCCGACTGGACTATCTGCAGGGGCTGGGCGTGACCTGCATCTGGCTGGGGCCGTTCCAGCCGTCGCCGATGCGCGACCACGGCTACGACGTGGCCGACTATTACAACGTCGATCCGCGCTACGGCACGCTGGGCGACTTCGTGGAGTTCAGCCACGCCTGCAAGCAGCGCGGGATCCGCGTCATCATCGACCTCGTGGTCAACCACACCTCGGACCAGCACCCCTGGTTCCAGGCGGCGCGCCAGGACCCGGACTCCCCCTACCGGGACTGGTACGTCTGGTCGGACAGGAAGCCGGACGACGCCGACCAGGGCGTCGTCTTTCCCGGCGTGCAGAAGACGACCTGGAGCTGGGACAAGGAGGCCCGCGCCTATTACTTCCACCGTTTCTACGAGTTCCAGCCGGACCTGAACACCGCCAACCCGGAGGTGCAGGCCGAATTGCTGAAGGTGATGGGCTTCTGGATCGAGCTGGGCGTGTCGGGCTTCCGCATGGACGCCGTGCCCTTCGTCATCGCGACCAAGGGGCCGGACGTGAAGAAGCCCAAGCAGCAGTTCGACATGCTCCGCACCTTCCGGGAGTTCGTGCAGTGGCGGTGCGGCGACGCCGTGCTGCTGGCCGAGGCCAACGTGCTGCCGACCGTCGATCAGGAGTATTTCGGCGACGACGGCGACCGTATGCAGATGGTCTTCAATTTCCAGGTCAACCAGACCCTGTTCTACGCGCTGGCGACGGCGGACACGCGGCCGCTGGCCAAGGCGCTGGACGTCACCCGGGTGCCGCGCCCCAGCTCCAACCAGTGGGGCCTGTTCCTGCGCAACCACGACGAGCTGGACCTCGGCCGCCTGACCGAGGCGCAGCGCAAGCGCGTCTTCGACGCCTTCGGGCCGGACAAGGACATGCAGCTCTACGACCGCGGCATCCGGCGGCGGCTCGCCCCGATGCTGCGCGGCGACCGGCGCTGGCTGGAGCTGGCCTACAGCCTGCTGTTCACTCTGCCCGGCACCCCGGTCCTGCGCTACGGCGACGAGATCGGCATGGGCGACGACCTGTCCCTGCCGGAGCGCGAGTGCGCCCGCACCCCCATGCAGTGGTCGGACGAGCCGCAGGGCGGCTTCACCAAGGCGGACGACCCCGTGCACCCGGTCATCAGCGGCGGCGCCTACGGCTACGAGCGGATCAACGCCGCCCACCAGCGCCGCGACCCTTCGGCCCTGCTGAACTGGACCGAGCGGATCATCCGCATGCGCAAGGAATGCCCGGAGATCGGCTGGGGCGACTTCCAGGTGCTGCCCACCGGATCGAACGCGGTGCTGGCGATCCGCTACGACTGGCGCAACAACTCGGTGCTGGTCGTCCACAACCTCGACGACCGCCCCCATGAGGTCGCGCTGGCGGTCGATGGCACGGGGGAATCGCCGCGGCTGGTCAATCTGCTGGCCGAGGACCACAACGACCCCGAGGAGGACGGGCGCCACCGCCTGGTGCTGGAGCCCTACGGCTACCGCTGGTACCGGCTGGGCGGGCTGGACTATCTGCTGCGCCGGACGGAGGGGCCGGTCGGCGGGGCGAAGCGGTCTTGA
- the ribB gene encoding 3,4-dihydroxy-2-butanone-4-phosphate synthase produces MNQTFASTPASAGLLDRFGTAEERVIRAVEAIRQGGGVVVVDDEDRENEGDVIYAAETITAEQMALLIREGSGIVCLILTDADARRLDLPPMVGSNTARFGTAFTVSIEAREGVSTGVSAADRVTTIRTAIADGCRPEDLARPGHVFPIRAHVGGLAARRGHTEATIELTTLAGRRPAGVLCEVMNPDGTMARLPELVAFAERQGMPVVTIEDLVGAMRLRAAA; encoded by the coding sequence GTGAATCAGACCTTTGCCAGCACCCCCGCCTCCGCCGGCCTTCTCGACCGCTTCGGCACCGCCGAGGAACGGGTGATCCGCGCCGTGGAGGCCATCCGCCAGGGCGGCGGCGTCGTCGTCGTCGATGACGAGGACCGCGAGAACGAAGGCGACGTGATCTACGCCGCCGAGACCATCACCGCCGAACAGATGGCCCTGCTGATCCGCGAAGGGTCGGGGATCGTCTGCCTGATCCTGACCGACGCCGACGCGCGCCGCCTCGACCTGCCGCCCATGGTCGGCAGCAACACGGCGCGCTTCGGAACCGCCTTCACCGTCTCCATCGAGGCGCGGGAGGGCGTGTCCACCGGCGTGTCGGCGGCGGACCGGGTGACCACCATCCGCACCGCCATCGCCGACGGCTGCCGGCCGGAGGACCTCGCCCGGCCCGGCCACGTCTTCCCGATCCGCGCGCACGTCGGAGGCTTGGCGGCGCGGCGCGGCCACACCGAGGCGACCATCGAACTGACCACCCTGGCCGGGCGCCGTCCGGCGGGGGTGCTGTGCGAGGTGATGAACCCCGACGGCACCATGGCCCGCCTGCCCGAGCTGGTCGCCTTCGCCGAGCGCCAGGGCATGCCGGTGGTGACCATCGAGGATCTGGTGGGGGCGATGCGCCTGCGGGCCGCCGCCTGA
- a CDS encoding transporter substrate-binding domain-containing protein: MRAFLAKARTTVAGLLAALVVASAPARAENWTVASEDYFPPYNYTERGKRTGMDTEIVDALLKDIGVYPVHRPMGWPEVVRAHDENEVDVAFQFFTSPRRLERGHLIGPYRVGATVLMVRSNAEITYTGIEDLRGLRIGVVDGFEYTPEFDKSSLFERVSSSSNVVSFRRLLLGRVDAIAGDSQVLRSLADSEGRTGSVKILPKPLAMVPRYMSVPKPRAEKAARLQAAYEKLKRDGTIDAILRRWER; the protein is encoded by the coding sequence GTGCGCGCGTTTCTGGCGAAGGCGAGGACGACAGTGGCCGGCCTGCTGGCCGCCTTGGTTGTGGCGTCGGCCCCGGCGCGCGCGGAGAACTGGACGGTTGCGTCCGAGGACTATTTCCCGCCGTACAACTACACCGAGCGCGGCAAGCGGACGGGAATGGACACGGAGATCGTCGATGCCCTGCTGAAGGACATCGGAGTCTATCCGGTTCACCGCCCCATGGGCTGGCCGGAGGTGGTGCGGGCGCACGACGAGAACGAGGTGGATGTCGCCTTCCAGTTCTTCACGTCGCCGCGCCGTCTGGAGCGCGGCCATCTGATCGGTCCCTACCGCGTCGGCGCGACCGTGCTCATGGTCCGCAGCAACGCCGAGATCACCTACACGGGCATCGAGGATTTGCGGGGCCTGCGGATCGGCGTCGTCGACGGCTTCGAATACACCCCCGAGTTCGACAAGTCGTCCCTGTTCGAGCGGGTGTCCAGCAGCAGCAACGTCGTGTCGTTCCGCCGCCTGCTGCTCGGCCGCGTCGACGCCATCGCCGGTGATTCGCAGGTGCTGCGATCCCTGGCCGACAGCGAGGGCCGGACGGGTTCGGTCAAGATCCTGCCCAAGCCGCTGGCCATGGTGCCGCGCTACATGTCCGTCCCCAAGCCGCGGGCGGAGAAGGCCGCGCGGCTGCAGGCCGCCTACGAGAAGCTCAAGCGGGACGGCACCATCGACGCCATTCTCCGCCGGTGGGAGCGGTAG
- a CDS encoding TetR/AcrR family transcriptional regulator, translating to MMMESSPTTARVGHPSKEDAAETSDRIIDAAARLFADQGFAATTNEQVASACGAGKDTIHRRFPSKAALFAAVTERMRARTLDGLEAEIDSADGDALSRLKRVARWFLAVNLEPDMIALNRIALSEAILLGESRAGPWETEPEESDPVTERLVALVAAAQWDGKLGGGDPRVIAAHLLHSIVTGPSHDAMLGRWTYASMEAQDRFFDQAWALFLRGAGRSLPAGAR from the coding sequence ATGATGATGGAATCGTCGCCCACCACGGCACGCGTCGGCCACCCTTCCAAGGAGGACGCCGCCGAAACCTCCGATCGGATCATCGACGCGGCGGCTCGGCTTTTCGCGGACCAGGGCTTCGCGGCAACCACCAACGAGCAGGTCGCGTCCGCCTGTGGCGCCGGGAAGGACACCATCCATCGGCGCTTTCCGTCGAAGGCCGCTCTTTTCGCGGCGGTGACCGAGCGGATGCGCGCGCGGACCCTGGACGGTCTCGAAGCCGAGATCGACTCCGCGGACGGCGACGCGCTGTCGCGGTTGAAGCGCGTCGCCCGCTGGTTTCTCGCCGTCAACCTGGAACCGGACATGATCGCGCTCAACCGGATCGCCTTGAGCGAAGCGATCCTCCTCGGCGAAAGCCGGGCCGGCCCATGGGAGACGGAGCCGGAGGAGAGCGATCCGGTCACCGAGCGGCTGGTCGCCCTGGTCGCCGCCGCGCAGTGGGACGGCAAGCTGGGCGGCGGCGATCCGCGCGTGATCGCCGCGCACCTTCTGCACTCCATCGTGACCGGCCCGTCGCACGACGCCATGCTGGGCCGCTGGACCTACGCGTCCATGGAGGCCCAGGACCGGTTCTTCGACCAGGCCTGGGCCTTGTTCCTGCGCGGGGCGGGGCGATCGCTGCCGGCCGGCGCCCGCTGA
- a CDS encoding aldo/keto reductase — protein sequence MNYRKLGRSGVKVSPLCLGAMMFGGPTDEPTAVRIIADAAEAGINFIDTADVYNEGRSEEIVGRAVRSDRERWVVATKVGNPTGPGPNQRGLSRRRLHVACDESLRRLGTEWIDLYYLHREDPDTPLEETVAALGDLIRSGKIRAFGVSNFRSWRIAEICRLCDRLGIDRPVACQPYYNALNRMPEVEILPACGHYGLGVVPYSPLARGVLTGKYRPGDEPSADSRAGRKDKRMMNTEWRPESLEIAQEIKRHAEARGITPGQFAVAWVLNNRLVTAPIAGPRTEEQWRAYLGALDYAFTAEDEALVDRLVTTGHPSSPGYNDPAYPIEGRPARTTAPAGT from the coding sequence ATGAACTACCGCAAGCTCGGCCGCAGCGGCGTCAAGGTGTCGCCGCTGTGCCTCGGCGCCATGATGTTCGGCGGCCCCACCGACGAACCGACGGCCGTGCGCATCATCGCGGACGCCGCGGAGGCCGGCATCAACTTCATCGACACCGCCGACGTCTACAATGAAGGCCGGTCGGAGGAGATCGTCGGCCGCGCCGTGAGGAGCGACCGCGAGCGCTGGGTGGTGGCGACCAAGGTCGGCAATCCCACGGGCCCCGGCCCGAACCAGCGGGGCCTCTCGCGGCGCCGGCTGCATGTGGCCTGCGACGAGAGCCTCCGGCGGCTCGGCACGGAGTGGATCGACCTTTACTATCTGCACCGCGAGGACCCCGACACCCCGCTGGAGGAGACCGTCGCCGCGCTGGGCGACCTGATCCGCAGCGGCAAAATCCGCGCCTTCGGCGTGTCGAACTTTCGGTCCTGGCGCATCGCCGAGATCTGCCGCCTGTGCGACCGCCTGGGCATCGACCGGCCGGTGGCCTGCCAGCCCTATTACAACGCGCTCAACCGCATGCCGGAGGTCGAGATCCTGCCCGCCTGCGGTCACTACGGCCTGGGCGTGGTTCCCTACAGCCCGCTCGCCCGCGGCGTGCTCACCGGCAAATACCGCCCGGGGGACGAGCCCTCCGCCGACAGCCGCGCCGGCCGCAAGGACAAGCGCATGATGAACACGGAATGGCGCCCGGAAAGCCTGGAGATCGCCCAGGAGATCAAGCGCCATGCCGAAGCGCGCGGCATCACGCCGGGGCAGTTCGCCGTCGCCTGGGTCCTCAACAACCGCCTTGTGACCGCCCCCATCGCCGGGCCGCGCACGGAAGAGCAATGGCGCGCCTACCTCGGCGCGCTGGATTACGCCTTCACCGCCGAGGACGAGGCGTTGGTCGACCGGCTGGTGACGACCGGGCATCCCTCGTCCCCCGGCTACAACGACCCCGCCTACCCCATCGAGGGCCGTCCCGCGCGAACCACCGCGCCGGCCGGGACCTAA
- a CDS encoding gamma-glutamyltransferase, giving the protein MDVARPGMVTSPHPLASEAGAAVLAKGGTAIEAAVAIAASLSVVMPHFCGIGGDAIWLVADRQGRQRCFLGIGQAANQLPAYDAAIPLRGPASTVTSACAVDSWGRALAHSAGQWGGTHPFADLIAPAIALARDGYVPTRSQRFWYDFRRDEIPHWGRFTDHFNAVPGEPFKQPGLARSLSLLAEDGHRSFYDGRLGRQLAEGLAAAGSPLRAADLAATRTREEAPVSLDYRGLTLLAPPAPTQGLSTLAIMGVLSHFDLAALPPASPLRYHLLIEAVKQAFLDRPLIADPDGSEPPPWDVLDPQRLAGKASAIDPARALDWPHPYRHGDTVFFAATDEQGRCASVLQSTYFDWGSGVLVGDTGVLWQNRGAAFSTVPGDRNGIKPGKRPFYTLNPGIALRDGKPHLLYGTQGADGQPQTLAVLLTGLIDHGMTPGEALAQPRFLLGRTFSDSRDSLKIEASLGEAAIGELAALGHEVAPLPALSPIFGQAGAIRLGGAGPVSGSHDPRGEGNALRPQARSSSNTA; this is encoded by the coding sequence ATGGACGTCGCCCGGCCGGGAATGGTCACCAGCCCGCACCCCCTGGCATCCGAGGCCGGAGCCGCCGTCCTGGCGAAGGGCGGCACCGCCATCGAAGCGGCGGTCGCCATCGCCGCCAGCCTGTCCGTCGTCATGCCGCATTTCTGCGGGATCGGCGGCGACGCCATCTGGCTGGTGGCGGACCGGCAGGGTCGGCAGCGCTGCTTCCTCGGCATCGGGCAGGCGGCGAACCAGCTTCCCGCCTATGATGCCGCGATCCCCCTGCGCGGCCCCGCCTCCACCGTCACCTCGGCCTGCGCGGTCGACAGTTGGGGGCGTGCGCTTGCCCACAGCGCCGGTCAATGGGGCGGCACCCACCCCTTCGCCGACCTCATCGCGCCCGCCATCGCCCTGGCCCGGGACGGCTACGTCCCCACCCGCTCGCAACGGTTCTGGTACGATTTCCGGCGCGACGAGATCCCGCACTGGGGACGCTTCACAGACCATTTCAACGCCGTCCCCGGCGAACCCTTCAAGCAGCCCGGTCTCGCCCGCAGCCTCTCCCTGCTGGCCGAGGACGGCCATCGGTCCTTCTATGACGGGCGGCTCGGACGGCAGCTGGCCGAGGGGTTGGCCGCCGCAGGCTCCCCTCTCCGCGCCGCGGATCTGGCCGCCACCCGCACGCGGGAGGAGGCTCCGGTCAGCCTGGATTATCGCGGGCTGACCCTGCTGGCCCCGCCGGCGCCGACGCAGGGGCTGTCCACGCTGGCGATCATGGGCGTGCTCTCCCACTTCGACCTGGCGGCCCTGCCCCCCGCCAGCCCGCTCCGTTACCATCTGCTGATCGAGGCGGTGAAGCAGGCCTTCCTGGATCGGCCGCTCATCGCCGACCCCGACGGCTCCGAGCCACCGCCCTGGGACGTCCTCGACCCGCAGCGTCTGGCCGGCAAGGCCTCGGCCATCGATCCGGCGCGCGCGCTGGACTGGCCCCACCCCTACCGCCATGGCGACACGGTCTTCTTCGCCGCGACCGACGAGCAGGGGCGCTGCGCCAGCGTTCTGCAGAGCACCTACTTCGACTGGGGCAGCGGCGTCCTGGTCGGCGACACCGGCGTCCTCTGGCAGAACCGCGGCGCGGCGTTCTCGACCGTTCCCGGCGACCGCAACGGGATCAAGCCGGGCAAGCGGCCCTTCTACACCCTGAACCCCGGCATCGCCCTCAGGGATGGCAAGCCCCACCTGCTCTACGGCACCCAAGGTGCGGACGGCCAGCCGCAGACCCTTGCCGTGCTCCTCACCGGCCTGATCGACCACGGCATGACGCCCGGGGAGGCGCTTGCCCAGCCCCGCTTCCTGCTGGGAAGGACGTTTTCCGACAGCCGCGACAGCCTCAAGATCGAGGCGTCCCTGGGCGAGGCCGCGATCGGGGAACTCGCCGCCCTGGGGCATGAAGTGGCGCCCCTGCCGGCCCTGTCGCCGATCTTCGGTCAGGCCGGGGCCATCCGCCTCGGCGGCGCAGGCCCCGTTTCCGGCTCCCATGACCCGCGTGGCGAAGGCAACGCGCTTCGACCCCAGGCACGTTCGTCCTCCAACACCGCATGA
- a CDS encoding ABC transporter substrate-binding protein, whose protein sequence is MLKTLLSTLALGLCLSGPGLSGPALAETNIKFTLGWKTQGSDAPFLLAQQKGYFKAEGLNVTIDQGEGSAATVTRIMSGAYDAGFGDINAIIQNAATRPGEVPVMVYQLWNKPPFAIVSKKATNITKPADLVGKKLGGAQGTPTTRLVSVLGTLNKVDMGKVAIENMGPNLQEPMLIKGDIDGALVFNITSWFNLINNRQDPAKDYNWLLFGEFGLDLYSNGMMVSQKLIKENPDAVAGLVRAVNKAAVEIGADAEAGVKAVLAYDNLAKEELERARMKFSYEQLILSPEVDRLGLGDVDDARLARSIGLMVEGYQLTATPKPEQVFTRQFLPPAADRKLAYKTN, encoded by the coding sequence ATGCTGAAAACGCTTCTCTCGACGCTTGCGCTCGGCCTTTGTCTAAGTGGGCCGGGCCTGAGCGGGCCGGCGTTGGCCGAAACCAACATCAAGTTCACGCTCGGCTGGAAGACCCAGGGCTCCGACGCGCCCTTCCTGCTGGCGCAGCAGAAGGGCTACTTCAAGGCCGAAGGGTTGAACGTCACGATCGACCAGGGCGAGGGGTCGGCGGCCACCGTGACCCGCATCATGTCGGGCGCCTACGACGCCGGGTTCGGTGACATCAACGCCATCATCCAGAACGCGGCGACCCGCCCCGGCGAGGTGCCGGTCATGGTCTACCAGCTCTGGAACAAGCCGCCTTTCGCGATCGTCTCGAAGAAGGCGACCAACATCACCAAGCCCGCCGATCTCGTCGGCAAGAAGCTGGGCGGCGCCCAGGGCACCCCGACCACCCGCCTCGTCAGCGTGCTCGGCACGCTCAACAAGGTCGACATGGGCAAGGTCGCCATCGAGAACATGGGGCCGAACCTGCAGGAGCCGATGCTGATCAAGGGCGACATCGACGGCGCCCTGGTCTTCAACATCACCAGCTGGTTCAACCTGATCAACAACCGCCAGGACCCCGCCAAGGATTACAACTGGCTGCTGTTCGGCGAGTTCGGCCTCGACCTCTATTCCAACGGCATGATGGTCTCCCAGAAGCTGATCAAGGAGAACCCGGACGCCGTGGCCGGCCTCGTCCGCGCGGTCAACAAGGCGGCGGTGGAGATCGGCGCGGATGCCGAGGCCGGGGTGAAGGCGGTCCTTGCCTACGACAATCTGGCCAAGGAAGAGCTTGAACGCGCCCGCATGAAGTTCTCCTACGAGCAGCTCATCCTGTCGCCCGAAGTCGACCGGCTCGGCCTTGGCGACGTGGACGACGCGCGCCTCGCCCGCTCCATCGGCCTCATGGTCGAAGGCTACCAGCTGACCGCCACGCCCAAGCCGGAGCAGGTCTTCACCCGCCAGTTCCTGCCGCCGGCGGCCGACCGCAAGCTCGCCTACAAGACCAACTGA
- a CDS encoding ABC transporter permease, whose translation MSYELRRRLWAVLLILGFFAAWEFLCLALQVSDLVLPRPSQVFATLVDRLGILWPHVLQTLWTTMIGFILGVTVGVIIGAAIGVSRTAYDTVYPLLIGFSSIPKVAVVPIFVLWFGSGATPAILTALAMCFFPIVVNIATGLATTEPELEDVLKSLGASKLDILWNVGLPRTMPFFFASLKIAVTFAFVGSVLSETVASNKGIGNVMMTASSNFDVPLVFAGLFLLAALGILLYVAFSLVEARVTGWATRRQGFASA comes from the coding sequence ATGAGCTACGAACTGCGCCGTCGCCTCTGGGCCGTCCTCCTCATCCTCGGCTTCTTCGCGGCCTGGGAATTCCTCTGCCTCGCCCTCCAGGTCTCCGATCTGGTCCTTCCCCGCCCAAGCCAGGTCTTCGCGACGCTGGTCGACCGCCTCGGCATCCTCTGGCCGCATGTTCTGCAGACCCTCTGGACCACGATGATCGGCTTCATCCTGGGGGTCACCGTCGGGGTGATCATCGGGGCGGCCATCGGCGTCTCCCGCACCGCCTACGACACGGTCTATCCCCTGCTGATCGGCTTCTCCTCGATCCCCAAGGTCGCGGTGGTGCCGATCTTCGTGCTGTGGTTCGGATCGGGGGCGACGCCGGCCATCCTCACCGCGCTCGCCATGTGCTTCTTCCCGATCGTCGTCAACATCGCGACCGGCCTCGCCACCACCGAGCCGGAGCTGGAGGACGTCCTGAAGTCGCTCGGCGCCAGCAAGCTCGACATCCTCTGGAACGTCGGGCTGCCCCGCACCATGCCCTTCTTCTTCGCCTCGCTGAAGATCGCCGTCACCTTCGCCTTCGTCGGCAGCGTGCTGTCCGAAACCGTCGCCTCCAACAAGGGCATCGGCAACGTGATGATGACGGCCTCCTCGAACTTCGACGTGCCGCTGGTCTTCGCCGGCCTCTTCCTGCTCGCCGCCCTCGGCATCCTGCTCTACGTCGCCTTCTCGCTCGTCGAGGCGCGCGTCACCGGCTGGGCCACCCGCCGCCAGGGCTTTGCCTCCGCCTGA
- a CDS encoding ABC transporter ATP-binding protein, translated as MSPSQAIQQGRSSIAVELSQAAVSFGTPGKSVAALQETNLRIAAGEFVALVGPSGCGKSTILRLTAGLLQPTRGAVLVGGREVGAKALRIGMAFQNPTMLPWLTIERNVMLPLKIVRPFRSDYRAKRKTEYRDRVHALLADVGLDKFAGHYPWQLSGGMLQRANLCRALVHEPSLLLLDEPFGALDQFTREELWGTMQSLWLKRKPTVLLITHDLKEAGFLASRVCVMSARPGRIIDDSAVDFPRPRTIQMTFDADFVALNQRLRDLIIDARTDTAIRGA; from the coding sequence ATGTCCCCATCCCAAGCCATCCAGCAAGGCCGTTCGTCCATCGCCGTCGAGCTTTCCCAGGCCGCCGTCTCGTTCGGCACGCCGGGCAAGTCGGTCGCCGCCCTGCAGGAGACGAACCTTCGGATCGCCGCAGGCGAATTCGTCGCCCTGGTCGGTCCTTCGGGCTGCGGGAAGTCCACGATCCTGCGGCTGACGGCCGGCTTGCTGCAGCCCACCCGGGGCGCCGTCCTCGTCGGCGGGCGCGAGGTGGGGGCCAAGGCCCTGCGCATCGGCATGGCCTTCCAGAATCCGACCATGCTGCCCTGGCTGACCATCGAGCGGAACGTCATGCTGCCGCTGAAGATCGTGCGGCCCTTCCGCTCCGACTACCGCGCCAAGCGCAAGACGGAGTATCGCGACCGGGTGCACGCGCTGCTGGCCGACGTCGGGCTCGACAAATTCGCCGGCCATTATCCCTGGCAGCTGTCGGGCGGGATGCTGCAGCGCGCGAACCTCTGCCGCGCCCTCGTCCATGAACCGAGCCTGCTTCTGCTCGACGAGCCGTTCGGCGCCCTCGACCAGTTCACCCGCGAGGAGCTGTGGGGGACGATGCAGTCCCTGTGGCTGAAGCGCAAGCCGACGGTCCTGCTCATCACCCACGACCTGAAGGAGGCGGGCTTCCTCGCCTCGCGCGTCTGCGTGATGAGCGCCCGCCCCGGCCGCATCATCGACGACAGCGCCGTCGACTTCCCCCGCCCGCGCACGATCCAGATGACCTTCGACGCCGATTTCGTCGCCCTCAACCAGCGCCTGCGCGACCTCATCATCGACGCGCGCACCGACACCGCCATCCGCGGAGCCTGA
- a CDS encoding GntR family transcriptional regulator has translation MAEEKRSRKAGGDRVAVICTALRRAIIERALLPGDRLPEDSLGERFGVSRTIARSALGQLAAEGLVDLRRNRIAVVAVPSFEDARDIFDIRVDLERQVVRHLAGKLTEAQVKQLTAIVDAEHQARHGAEGISIRLATEFHVRLAEMTGKPVLIRYVTEICYRAGLSLAVFSRPHSSECAVNEHLELIEAIRTGPADKACALMDEHLEAVASRALLQSSGTRSRDLMDILAPYTE, from the coding sequence ATGGCCGAGGAAAAGCGTTCGAGGAAAGCCGGTGGCGACCGTGTCGCGGTGATCTGCACGGCCTTGCGGCGGGCGATCATCGAACGGGCGCTTTTGCCGGGAGACCGCTTGCCGGAGGACTCGCTGGGCGAACGCTTCGGCGTCAGCCGGACCATCGCCCGCAGCGCGCTCGGGCAGCTGGCGGCGGAGGGCCTCGTCGATCTGCGCCGGAACCGCATCGCCGTGGTCGCCGTGCCGTCCTTCGAGGACGCGCGGGACATCTTCGACATCCGGGTCGATCTCGAGCGTCAGGTCGTCCGGCATCTGGCCGGCAAGCTGACCGAGGCCCAGGTGAAACAGCTGACGGCCATCGTCGACGCCGAACATCAGGCGCGGCACGGCGCCGAGGGGATTTCGATCCGCCTGGCGACGGAATTCCATGTCCGGCTGGCGGAGATGACCGGCAAGCCCGTTCTGATCCGCTATGTGACGGAGATCTGCTACCGCGCGGGGCTGTCGCTGGCCGTCTTCAGCCGGCCCCATTCGTCCGAATGCGCGGTCAATGAGCATCTGGAACTGATCGAGGCGATCCGGACCGGCCCCGCCGACAAGGCCTGCGCCCTGATGGACGAGCATTTGGAGGCCGTGGCCTCGCGCGCGCTTCTGCAAAGCTCGGGCACCAGGAGCCGCGACCTCATGGACATCCTGGCGCCCTACACGGAGTAG
- a CDS encoding nuclear transport factor 2 family protein, translated as MTERDLQAVKDYLDASMAPDPVRAAKHVAPGFVCRFTGNRVFDTPSGPTGFNAARYKWVKKRIERYDVVPGETETIVYSLGCLYGAWPDGTPFDNNRYVDRFVVRDGLIVETDVWNDSAEWILDPSCAR; from the coding sequence ATGACCGAACGCGATCTGCAGGCCGTGAAGGACTACCTGGACGCCTCCATGGCGCCCGATCCCGTGCGCGCGGCAAAACATGTGGCGCCCGGCTTCGTCTGCCGCTTCACCGGGAATCGCGTTTTCGACACGCCGAGCGGGCCGACCGGCTTCAACGCCGCCCGCTACAAGTGGGTGAAGAAGCGGATCGAGCGCTACGACGTGGTGCCGGGCGAGACGGAAACCATCGTTTACAGCCTCGGCTGCCTGTACGGCGCCTGGCCGGACGGCACGCCCTTCGACAACAACCGCTACGTCGACCGCTTCGTGGTTCGGGACGGGCTGATCGTCGAAACCGACGTCTGGAACGACAGCGCCGAATGGATCCTCGACCCCTCCTGCGCCCGCTGA